One genomic region from Lepisosteus oculatus isolate fLepOcu1 chromosome 20, fLepOcu1.hap2, whole genome shotgun sequence encodes:
- the shcbp1 gene encoding SHC SH2 domain-binding protein 1 yields the protein MAEDIASASTMQAETNAGIPELQIKPVAKCDEGAATSLIQNEIQEKIDLETEVEMEPAGIDQMPGEILYIKQVLFQENDEDEDTEEDDDSCSDYGSSDKPGTVLQRAECTGNVAFPDIFQTNQLLFYERFKAYQDYMLGDCKTSEVRDFTADYLEKVLEPCGWRAVWSTEVFDVLVEVVDVECSSLKARVELVQPLLCERKGCELTEESMRDLLEAKEHQVPLQELSVVFDESGEFDQTALALEHLRFFYKHIWRKWDEEDEDDDFDYFVRCVEPRLRLYYDILEDRVPTGLVAEYHSFLLKCEEKYQEFTSLRNTINSDSESELDNVSMVEGLKMYEEMESLKRKLKIIENPLLRYVLGYKVNSGLQSSRAKGRRPGGERIVHVVSASMNVSQLQNLMKNKLCPDFSSEEFELQFHSDPLAAVNVCHDGDVVLVCPGQYAVNGSFSIPDSIEVEGFGLPDDVVIEKKGKGDNFVDSTGANVKISNLKFIQHDAIEGILCVRQGKMLLENCVFQCETTGVIVRTSAELTMNLCDLYGAKGAGIEIYPGSTCSLVGNGIHHCKEGILIKDFTDELYTMPKITMTNNVIHNNEGYGVILVKPTDLTRVRKCTEAVFQDELQENGIGQKEEASLEAEMASAQTERCLMEGKAQEDKPGPPEFTEGNDVIKNELVATSAKKKQLQKKKMMELGITQPDDSLMSQEMFVSIEGNQFRRNGKGSFGTFLY from the exons ATGGCTGAAGATATCGCCTCTGCAAGTACAATGCAGGCTGAAACAAACGCTGGCATTCCAGAGTTGCAAATTAAGCCTGTAGCAAAATGTGACGAGGGAGCGGCTACGTCTctaatacaaaatgaaatacaagaaaagatcGATTTGGAAACAGAAGTTGAAATGGAACCTGCTGGAATCGATCAGATGCCTGGTGAAATTCTGTATATAAAGCAAG ttctttttcaggaaaatgATGAAGATGAAGATACCGAGGAAGATGATGACAGTTGTAGTGATTATGGCAGCAGTGACAAGCCAGGCACAGTTTTACAGAGGGCAGAATGCACAGGAAATGTTGCTTTCCCTGACATCTTCCAGACTAACCAGCTTCTGTTTTATGAGAGGTTTAAAGCTTATCAAGATTACATGCTAG GTGACTGTAAAACCTCAGAAGTTAGAGATTTTACTGCAGACTACTTGGAGAAGGTTCTGGAGCCCTGTGGCTGGCGTGCTGTGTGGAGCACAGAAGTGTTTGATGTACTGGTTGAG GTGGTGGATGTGGAGTGTTCCAGTCTGAAAGCCAGGGTGGAGCTGGTTCAGCCTCTCCTGTGTGAGAGAAAAGGCTGTGAGCTCACAGAGGAGTCCATGAGGGACCTGCTGGAGGCAAAAGAACATCAAGTGCCTTTGCAGGAACTCAGTGTTGTGTTTGATGAATCAGGGGAATTCGATCAAACAGCACTTGCTTTAGAGCACTTAAG GTTTTTCTACAAACATATCTGGAGAAAGTGGGATGAAGAGGATGAAGATGATGATTTCGATTACTTTGTCAGATGTGTGGAGCCAAGACTAAGACT GTACTATGATATCCTGGAAGACCGGGTGCCCACTGGCTTGGTTGCGGAGTATCACAGTTTTCTCTTGAAATGTGAAGAGAAGTACCAAGAATTTACAAGCCTCAGAAACACCATCAACAGTGACTCGGAGTCTGAACTGGATAATGTTTCTATGGTGGAAGGCTTGAAAATGTACGAGGAGATGGAGTCTTTGAAACGCAAGCTGAAGATTATAGAAAATCCACTTCTCAG GTACGTGCTGGGATACAAGGTGAACTCCGGCCTGCAGTCTAGCAGAGCAAAGGGTCGTCGCCCCGGAGGAGAGAGGATCGTACATGTTGTGTCTGCTTCCATGAATGTTAGCCAGCTGCAGAATctgatgaaaaataaactgtgtcCAGATTTTTCCAGTGAGGAGTTTGAGCTACAG TTTCACAGTGATCCTTTGGCAGCAGTGAATGTCTGTCATGATGGTGATGTGGTTCTCGTCTGCCCAGGCCAGTATGCTGTGAATGGCTCATTTAGTATTCCAGACTCcattgaggtggaag ggTTTGGTTTACCTGATGATGTTGTcattgaaaagaaaggaaaggggGATAACTTTGTGGATTCAACAGGTGCCAATGTCAAGATTTCCAACTTGAAGTTTATCCAGCATGATGCAATTGAGGGCATTTTAT GTGTTCGTCAAGGAAAAATGCTCTTGGAAAACTGTGTGTTCCAATGTGAAACAACAGGAGTTATTGTGCGGACATCGGCGGAATTGACAATGAACTTGTGCGACTTATATGGAGCAAAG GGTGCTGGTATAGAAATATATCCAGGCAGTACCTGCAGTCTGGTTGGAAATGGAATTCACCATTGCAAAGAGGGAATACTTATCAAG GACTTCACTGATGAATTATATACTATGCCTAAAATTACTATGACGAACAATGTGATCCACAACAATGAAGGCTATGGGGTCATCCTCGTTAAACCAACTGATCTGACTCGAGTGAGGAAGTGTACTGAAGCAGTTTTTCAAG ATGAGTTGCAGGAGAATGGAATAGGTCAGAAAGAGGAAGCCAGCCTGGAGGCAGAAATGGCCAGTGCTCAGACAGAGCGATGTTTGATGGAAGGAAAAGCACAGGAAGACAAGCCAGGTCCTCCAGAGTTCACAGAGGGCAACgatgtcattaaaaatgaactgGTGGCCACATCTGCCAAGAAAAAGCAGTTGCAGAAGAAGAAGATGATGGAGCTGGGAATAACGCAGCCAGATGACAGTTTGATGTCGCAGGAAATGTTTGTGTCAATTGAGGGAAATCAGTTCAGGCGGAATGGCAAAGGAAGTTTTGGCACTTTTTTGTACTGA